A single region of the Pontibacter kalidii genome encodes:
- a CDS encoding o-succinylbenzoate synthase, protein MNLQLSFSPHTLQFKFDARTSRGAISEHKVYFVKVWDAQTSEVHGTGECAPLAGLSIDFRPEIAHKLQQVAELVNNRQVEFGMEAELPQELGLQEWPALRFALETALLDLGNGGKGLLYDNAFSRGEEGIPINGLVWMGDRSFMQQQIAQKLESGYTCLKLKIGSLDFTTELEILQSIREVAGADRLTVRVDANGAFSPQEAFKKLERLAKYELHSIEQPIKQGQLQEMAQLCAYTPLPIALDEELIGVQEPQAKAALLERIKPQYIILKPTLVGGLAASAEWIRMAGELGIGWWMTSALESNIGLNAIAQFTAQYGITLPQGLGTGQLYHNNIPSPLQIRHGELWRKGKSQ, encoded by the coding sequence ATGAACCTGCAACTAAGCTTTTCCCCGCATACGCTACAGTTTAAGTTCGATGCCCGCACCAGCCGCGGCGCCATATCGGAGCACAAAGTATACTTTGTCAAGGTGTGGGACGCACAAACGTCAGAAGTACATGGCACCGGCGAGTGCGCTCCCCTGGCAGGGCTAAGTATAGATTTCCGACCCGAGATAGCACACAAGCTCCAGCAGGTAGCCGAGCTGGTGAATAACCGGCAGGTGGAGTTTGGTATGGAGGCAGAATTGCCGCAGGAATTGGGGCTGCAGGAGTGGCCCGCGCTGCGCTTCGCGCTGGAAACTGCGCTGTTGGATCTGGGAAACGGCGGCAAGGGCCTGCTCTACGACAATGCCTTCAGCCGTGGTGAGGAGGGCATCCCGATAAACGGACTGGTGTGGATGGGCGACCGGAGCTTTATGCAGCAGCAGATAGCGCAGAAGCTGGAGTCGGGGTATACATGCCTGAAGCTGAAGATCGGCAGCCTGGACTTTACCACAGAGCTGGAGATTTTGCAAAGTATAAGAGAGGTAGCAGGGGCGGACCGCCTGACGGTGCGCGTGGATGCCAACGGCGCCTTCTCGCCACAGGAGGCATTTAAAAAGCTGGAGCGCCTGGCAAAGTATGAACTACATTCTATCGAGCAACCTATAAAGCAGGGCCAGCTGCAGGAGATGGCGCAGCTCTGCGCCTACACGCCCCTGCCCATCGCCCTGGACGAGGAGTTGATCGGGGTGCAGGAGCCGCAGGCAAAAGCGGCCTTGCTGGAACGTATAAAGCCGCAGTACATTATCCTGAAGCCAACTTTGGTGGGAGGCCTGGCCGCCAGCGCCGAGTGGATACGCATGGCCGGGGAGCTTGGGATCGGCTGGTGGATGACCTCCGCGCTTGAATCCAACATCGGCCTCAACGCGATTGCCCAGTTCACGGCGCAGTATGGCATCACCCTACCCCAGGGGCTGGGAACCGGGCAACTCTACCACAACAACATCCCCTCACCGCTGCAGATCAGGCATGGGGAGCTGTGGCGGAAAGGGAAATCTCAATGA